The Planctomycetaceae bacterium genome has a segment encoding these proteins:
- a CDS encoding ABC transporter ATP-binding protein has product MIAIDIENLSKSYGRRRGIDDVSLKIQAGRIFGFLGPNGAGKSTAIRILLGFLKAGHGTARVLGHDCWSASACIKRDVGYVAGDVRLYSWLTARKAFRIVSQIRGTDLQAEGNRLTERFRLEPDLPVRKMSRGNRQKLALVMALAHRPRLVILDEPTSGLDPLMQDVLADCLREMAADGRTVFFSSHTLSEVESLCDDVAIIRSGRIVANDTLHALKARAPRMVSLVFDSEECADKVSWPDFLTPDRRFRNGWQLTMQGPSRQLVTWAATQPIADMSISPPSLDALFRGFYRDEE; this is encoded by the coding sequence ATGATCGCCATTGACATTGAAAACCTGAGCAAGTCCTACGGTCGCCGTCGCGGCATCGATGACGTCAGCCTGAAGATCCAGGCCGGCAGAATTTTCGGTTTCCTTGGTCCCAACGGCGCAGGAAAGTCCACCGCAATTCGCATCCTGCTGGGATTCCTGAAGGCAGGGCATGGCACCGCCAGAGTGCTGGGACACGACTGCTGGTCGGCCAGCGCCTGCATCAAGCGTGATGTCGGATATGTCGCGGGCGATGTCCGGCTGTATTCCTGGCTGACGGCGCGAAAGGCGTTTCGGATTGTCAGCCAGATTCGCGGCACGGATCTGCAGGCGGAGGGCAACCGGCTGACTGAGAGATTTCGGCTGGAACCCGATCTTCCGGTCAGAAAGATGTCGCGGGGAAATCGCCAGAAGCTGGCCCTTGTGATGGCGCTCGCCCATCGGCCTCGCCTTGTGATTCTGGACGAACCGACTTCGGGGCTCGATCCTCTGATGCAGGATGTTCTGGCAGACTGCCTGCGCGAAATGGCGGCGGATGGTCGTACGGTGTTCTTTTCCAGCCACACCCTGAGCGAAGTCGAAAGCCTGTGTGACGACGTTGCCATCATTCGAAGCGGGCGGATCGTTGCCAATGATACACTGCACGCACTGAAGGCTCGCGCGCCGCGAATGGTTTCGCTGGTGTTTGACTCTGAAGAGTGCGCCGACAAGGTATCGTGGCCCGACTTTCTGACGCCGGACCGCAGATTTCGAAACGGCTGGCAACTGACGATGCAGGGTCCGTCGCGGCAACTTGTGACCTGGGCGGCGACTCAGCCGATTGCTGACATGAGTATCAGCCCACCGAGTCTGGACGCCTTGTTTCGCGGATTCTACCGGGACGAAGAGTGA
- a CDS encoding ABC transporter permease subunit, with translation MRGILNKIFHEIRWPVLFFSVGLGLIMALLTTLLPKILSDIDKVFERLPFIKPIITALLGIDPGDEFTAQMIQAFLWVHPSVLAVTWAHEVMYCTRLPAGEIDRGTVDFLLGLPVSRWTLYVGETIGWAVSGLVMLSSGWLGHFLASGVLQPDMRPGWLPTLFVMLNLFAVYCAVGGFSFLVSTLSNHRTRAIGVVFAVLLSSFLLNFLAQFWDPAKNVSFLSVMEYYRPAIIIQSGQFPFCDVGILLGIGGCCWFIGGLVFRCRSICTV, from the coding sequence ATGCGAGGCATCCTGAACAAGATCTTCCACGAGATTCGCTGGCCGGTGCTGTTCTTCAGCGTGGGGCTGGGGTTGATTATGGCCCTGCTGACGACGCTGTTGCCGAAGATCCTCAGCGACATCGACAAGGTCTTTGAACGCCTGCCATTCATCAAGCCAATCATCACCGCGCTGCTGGGGATCGATCCGGGCGACGAGTTCACGGCTCAAATGATTCAGGCGTTCCTGTGGGTCCATCCGTCCGTGCTGGCGGTGACGTGGGCCCATGAAGTGATGTATTGCACTCGTCTTCCGGCCGGAGAAATCGACCGCGGAACCGTTGACTTTCTGCTGGGGCTGCCCGTTTCGCGGTGGACGCTGTACGTCGGCGAAACGATCGGCTGGGCGGTTTCCGGTCTTGTAATGCTGTCGTCGGGCTGGCTCGGTCACTTTCTGGCTTCCGGAGTTCTGCAGCCCGATATGCGGCCCGGCTGGTTGCCGACGCTGTTTGTGATGCTGAACCTGTTCGCTGTCTATTGTGCGGTCGGCGGCTTTTCGTTTCTGGTCTCGACTCTCAGCAACCACAGGACTCGCGCGATTGGTGTTGTCTTCGCTGTCTTGCTGTCGTCGTTTCTGCTGAACTTTCTGGCTCAGTTCTGGGATCCGGCGAAGAATGTTTCGTTTCTGAGCGTGATGGAATACTACCGCCCGGCGATCATTATTCAGTCGGGACAGTTCCCGTTTTGCGATGTGGGGATCCTGCTGGGGATCGGCGGCTGCTGTTGGTTCATCGGCGGATTGGTGTTTCGCTGTCGAAGCATCTGCACCGTCTGA
- the topA gene encoding type I DNA topoisomerase: MAARKTALVIVESPAKAKKIQGFLGSDYVVRASVGHVRDLPAKAAEVPPKLKKESWANLGVNVDNDFEPLYVVPADKKKIVRELKDLLKDADQLIVATDEDREGESIGWHLVQLLEPKVPVKRMVFSEITSDAILEALANTRKMDENLVAAQETRRVVDRLYGYTLSPLLWKKIAPKLSAGRVQSVAVRILVEREIERMKFHSGTYWDLKADLKAGQSATAGGRFEAILQTVDGRRIASGKDFDENTGRLREGAGVLLLEEGPAKELQEKLKSADWIVSKVEQKRQNRKPAPPFTTSSLQQEANRKLNMTARQTMQTAQRLYEAGHITYMRTDSVNLSGEAVSAARGRIENLYGHEYLSPSPRQYTSKTKGAQEAHEAIRPAGKKMKTADEIGVTGAEYKLYDLIWKRTMATQMAEALLRFDTVTIAVENAEFRASGRTVEFPGFFRVYVEGSDDPDAALDDRDSPLPPLSENDNLDCNSVEANPHETKPPARYTEASLVRKLESEGIGRPSTYASIIGTIQDREYVNKNGSQLVPTFKGLAVTKLLENHFPNLVDLGFTAGMEQTLDDIATGNADRLPYLQQFYSGNDGINEQVRQRESDIDPREACTLKLEGLDVDVRVGKYGPYFEKLDGESKVTASIPATVAPADINNALATRLLEEKQKGPTALGMHPDDGVPIYQLSGPFGPYLQLGEVTEENPKPKRCSIPNCFDPLNLDLQTAVALLELPRRIGKHPLTDKVVNTGIGRFGPYVLHDKVYASYDRKTHTYEFNGQTYNVLNITMDAAVEMLKNTRKRAAPEPLREIGNHPDDGATIGVFEGRYGMYVKHGRINATVPKDTDINGITVQQAVEWLEAKAAKSGGVKKSAKKKATTKKSAKKSPQRRNGLRSAVLIRCGRWNGRSRPVSSGRNSCPGRRTVRKAWSPAARAIRPKLLS, encoded by the coding sequence ATGGCTGCTCGAAAAACGGCTTTGGTGATCGTCGAATCGCCCGCCAAGGCAAAGAAAATTCAGGGTTTCCTGGGCAGCGACTATGTCGTTCGAGCCAGCGTGGGACACGTGCGCGATCTGCCGGCGAAAGCCGCGGAGGTTCCTCCGAAGCTGAAGAAGGAGTCCTGGGCGAATCTTGGCGTCAATGTCGACAACGATTTCGAGCCGCTGTATGTCGTGCCGGCCGATAAGAAGAAGATCGTCAGGGAACTGAAGGATCTGTTGAAGGACGCGGATCAACTGATCGTCGCGACCGACGAAGACCGTGAGGGAGAAAGCATCGGCTGGCATCTGGTGCAGTTGCTGGAACCCAAAGTTCCCGTGAAGCGGATGGTGTTTTCGGAAATCACCAGCGACGCCATTCTGGAAGCGCTGGCGAATACTCGAAAGATGGACGAAAACCTGGTCGCCGCTCAGGAAACGCGCCGCGTCGTTGACCGCCTGTACGGCTACACGCTCAGCCCTTTGCTGTGGAAGAAGATCGCTCCGAAACTTTCCGCAGGGCGCGTTCAAAGCGTGGCTGTCCGCATTCTTGTGGAACGCGAAATCGAACGCATGAAGTTTCACAGCGGCACGTACTGGGACCTGAAAGCGGACCTGAAGGCGGGCCAGTCAGCGACTGCGGGCGGTCGCTTCGAAGCGATTCTGCAGACAGTCGACGGCCGACGCATCGCTTCCGGAAAAGACTTCGACGAAAACACCGGAAGGCTTCGAGAAGGCGCCGGTGTGCTGCTGCTTGAAGAAGGTCCGGCGAAGGAACTTCAGGAAAAGCTGAAGTCCGCCGACTGGATCGTTTCCAAAGTTGAGCAAAAACGACAGAACCGCAAGCCGGCTCCGCCATTTACGACCAGCAGCCTGCAGCAGGAAGCCAACCGCAAACTGAACATGACGGCGCGGCAGACCATGCAGACCGCTCAGCGGCTGTATGAAGCCGGACACATTACTTATATGCGTACCGACAGCGTCAATCTGAGCGGTGAGGCGGTCAGCGCCGCTCGCGGTCGTATCGAAAACCTGTACGGCCATGAATACCTCAGCCCGTCGCCCAGGCAGTACACCAGCAAGACCAAGGGAGCCCAGGAAGCTCACGAAGCCATTCGTCCGGCGGGAAAGAAAATGAAAACCGCCGACGAAATCGGAGTCACCGGTGCCGAATACAAGCTGTATGACCTGATCTGGAAGCGCACGATGGCCACGCAGATGGCCGAAGCACTCCTGCGATTCGATACTGTCACGATCGCCGTTGAAAATGCGGAATTCCGGGCCTCGGGACGCACCGTCGAATTCCCGGGCTTCTTCCGAGTCTACGTCGAAGGCAGCGACGATCCGGATGCCGCTCTGGACGACCGGGACTCACCGCTGCCGCCGCTGTCCGAAAACGACAATCTTGACTGCAACAGCGTCGAAGCGAATCCTCACGAAACCAAACCGCCGGCCCGCTACACGGAAGCGTCGCTGGTTCGAAAACTGGAATCCGAAGGGATCGGCCGGCCCTCAACGTATGCCAGCATCATCGGCACGATTCAGGACCGCGAATACGTCAATAAGAACGGCAGCCAGCTTGTTCCCACGTTCAAGGGGCTGGCGGTCACGAAACTGCTGGAGAACCATTTCCCGAATCTCGTGGATCTGGGGTTCACAGCGGGCATGGAACAGACTCTGGACGACATCGCCACCGGCAATGCTGACCGATTGCCATACCTGCAGCAGTTCTATTCGGGCAACGACGGAATCAATGAACAGGTCAGGCAGCGCGAAAGCGATATCGATCCGCGGGAAGCCTGCACTCTGAAGCTGGAAGGTCTGGATGTCGACGTCCGGGTCGGAAAGTACGGACCGTACTTCGAAAAGCTTGACGGCGAATCGAAGGTCACCGCGTCAATCCCGGCCACGGTCGCTCCCGCAGACATCAACAACGCGCTGGCCACGCGGCTGCTGGAAGAAAAACAGAAGGGTCCCACGGCTCTTGGCATGCACCCCGACGACGGAGTGCCCATCTATCAGCTAAGCGGTCCCTTTGGTCCGTACCTGCAACTGGGAGAAGTCACCGAAGAAAACCCGAAACCGAAACGATGCAGCATTCCCAACTGTTTCGATCCTCTGAATCTGGATCTGCAGACCGCCGTCGCGCTGCTGGAACTGCCGCGTCGTATTGGCAAGCATCCGCTGACCGACAAGGTCGTCAACACAGGTATCGGTCGGTTTGGGCCATACGTGCTTCACGACAAGGTCTACGCCAGTTATGACCGCAAGACTCACACGTATGAGTTCAACGGCCAGACTTACAACGTCCTGAACATCACAATGGACGCGGCCGTCGAGATGCTGAAAAACACGCGAAAGCGAGCCGCACCGGAGCCGCTTCGCGAAATCGGCAATCACCCGGACGACGGAGCGACGATCGGCGTGTTCGAGGGCCGCTACGGGATGTACGTTAAACACGGCAGGATCAATGCCACGGTTCCCAAAGACACGGACATCAACGGAATCACCGTGCAGCAGGCCGTCGAATGGCTGGAGGCTAAGGCGGCGAAGTCGGGCGGAGTCAAAAAGTCGGCGAAGAAGAAAGCAACAACGAAAAAATCGGCCAAAAAAAGTCCGCAAAGAAGAAACGGGCTTCGTAGCGCGGTTCTCATCCGTTGCGGCAGGTGGAACGGAAGAAGTCGACCGGTTTCGTCCGGTCGCAATTCGTGCCCTGGCCGACGGACAGTGCGCAAAGCATGGTCGCCTGCGGCCCGGGCCATTCGACCAAAGCTTCTATCTTAA
- a CDS encoding Gfo/Idh/MocA family oxidoreductase, with protein sequence MPAGFGIVGTGMISHFHAKAIADIRGARVVACFDTVEERAVSFGREYGCKAYTDLKEMLADSDVDIVNVCTPSGAHRDLAVAAAKAGKHVVVEKPLEITLKRCDAIINACEQNNVRLCAIFPSRFSPVNMELKAAIDAGRFGRLTLGDTYVKWWRTQEYYDSGGWRGTWDMDGGGAYMNQAIHQVDLLYWLMGDVVEVTGMTGTLAHERIEVEDVGVATLRFANGAIGVIEATTSAWPGLLKKTEIHGTNGTAIVEQDDILRWEFRTKDRRDAAIRRKFAAGSANTGGAADPKAISYVGHRDQLKDFVEAISDQRPARVDGVDGRKSVEIILAIYQSAWTGRTVKLPLSGDPRRPK encoded by the coding sequence ATGCCAGCCGGATTCGGAATTGTCGGTACCGGGATGATTTCGCACTTCCACGCGAAGGCGATCGCTGACATCCGCGGTGCCCGCGTGGTTGCGTGCTTTGACACGGTCGAAGAACGAGCTGTCAGTTTCGGCAGAGAGTACGGCTGCAAAGCCTATACGGACCTGAAGGAAATGCTGGCGGACAGCGACGTCGACATCGTCAACGTGTGCACGCCCAGTGGCGCTCATCGCGACCTGGCCGTTGCTGCAGCGAAAGCGGGCAAGCACGTTGTCGTCGAGAAGCCGCTGGAAATCACGCTTAAGCGCTGCGACGCGATCATCAATGCCTGTGAACAGAACAACGTCCGGCTGTGTGCAATTTTTCCGTCGCGGTTCAGCCCCGTAAACATGGAACTCAAGGCTGCGATCGATGCCGGTCGGTTCGGTCGACTGACGCTTGGCGACACGTATGTGAAGTGGTGGAGAACTCAGGAGTACTATGACAGCGGTGGATGGCGCGGCACGTGGGACATGGACGGCGGCGGGGCGTACATGAACCAGGCAATTCATCAGGTCGATCTGCTTTACTGGCTGATGGGCGACGTGGTGGAGGTGACGGGAATGACGGGCACTCTGGCGCACGAACGCATTGAAGTTGAAGACGTCGGTGTCGCGACATTGCGGTTTGCCAACGGGGCCATCGGCGTCATTGAGGCGACAACCAGTGCGTGGCCGGGGTTGCTGAAGAAGACGGAGATCCACGGAACCAACGGCACCGCGATCGTCGAACAGGACGACATTCTTCGCTGGGAATTCCGCACGAAAGACCGCCGAGACGCCGCGATCCGCCGAAAATTCGCGGCCGGTTCGGCAAACACCGGCGGAGCGGCCGATCCGAAAGCCATCAGTTATGTCGGCCACCGTGACCAGCTAAAGGACTTTGTGGAAGCCATCAGCGATCAACGGCCGGCCCGGGTTGATGGCGTGGACGGAAGGAAGAGCGTGGAGATTATCCTTGCGATCTATCAGTCGGCGTGGACCGGTCGAACGGTGAAGCTGCCTCTGTCAGGCGATCCGCGGCGGCCGAAGTAA